In a single window of the Sander lucioperca isolate FBNREF2018 chromosome 19, SLUC_FBN_1.2, whole genome shotgun sequence genome:
- the LOC116066306 gene encoding uncharacterized protein LOC116066306 isoform X5: MSAKSVQSHVSQISIKSAKRAPSALSTKSAKSHASTKYVKSKASEAQSGKGTGTPDEGDDEEEVQERAQSATSAKTAKSTISVKSTKSKGLGGPADENRSDHEEHAERAPSNISIRSAKSTKSNVSATSGRSKNSEVPLENGVDNPEERVVEGESEGRVMSSMSAQSVQSTISARSNKSKCSAHVAAEESSESADDKNDKQQTEERAPSALSAKSAKSHASTNSTKSKASEVQSGKGTVTPDEGDDEEEAQERAQSATSAKTSKSSISSKSAKSTGLDSPAEENISDHEEHAERAPSNISVRSAKSTKSTISAASKKSKASDIPTDHVADSPEKANEEELDKSRSVSSMSVHSNKSNVTERSSMSKCSADVPVEESITRPKSHASTVSMKSNASNVPPDTNTPKGSNDEEDTLDRAESAMTAKSTISAKSNMSEVLASPTEECACDSLERASSNMSIKSAKSNVSEISKKSKDSDIASEHSNEIADAENEGRVSSISAQSVKSNISARSKKSKCSDVPAEESSESPSEKNGKEQTEERASSCISLRSVESHVSERSFKSKASGVTTDDVGDHEETTKRAPSTFSAKSAKSRASAKSSKSNVSSVQTTGICDEGNDKEETQERAQSAMSAKSTQSAMSIKPSKLNVCDVPSVENMSNNENTVQRPQSTLSAKSARSSKSRQSNISAKSSKSKQSNTHGEENHEETMERSPSSTSIKSANSRQSNASAVSKKAKAAEDGTNIVNENTEDTEVRATSSMSAKSVKSNVTSISTKSKASHNPQNVNGEEDGGNEENVADCEETKERTPSAMSIKSLKSDLSLRSMKSKVSEQTAETHTEEVDQSERTLSVLSVKSNASTRTKSNISEITPSERTAQDEENEVRVCSAMSTKSAKSNNSTKFNKLIASEIPTIEGSDTLYEGNAQEKSKRAPSAMSAKSNMSVRSKKSKVSDVPADVNTSEKEERTLSPVSAKSNRSEMLRTSEIPALTVEESEDRAPTTMSSRSKVSSHKSTASGAKKKKSEGQPKSSLFVKSNQSVKSRKSKVTDILTDECVENKEESIHVPAEEKTSVSPITAGEVVNCVSETCQSAQQPKENKRHVICHAESNESDLSQTLSSSDIVKEIEISSVGESKSSVSKRITNGPLKTRSVKDNKSDKSSKCRYKNTNADDFKLVPSSLPNASPTEVVNEWLNSIPADGDMYGMEEFNENCDGQKQVHTTEEMTRIEDTGNDDSAVENTKDTNEGVMVNSFPNDDIQTSTEAPNADNSPTCTQRDDAAKIFNSSVQVMKVLLNPKLDRSNSLPEISPVYGRKLSTSARGLLDCLVKLQLIDNNPKNANEKDARYQELMNILQSLWLCDPPENEHVFKKGDHHSVDDEFIHTSSSGVDVNSGSTGSGNSSDGVNGNVSHAHTSAETLRKIPEVCEGEADAEAEAKLTSEREVEAMYEEKQKEDDPDPDDTITGNDSPRELPTTPPSSNKSSNKSSENDNKIISQDPDPVWVLNLLTKIEKQFMTHYINAMREFKVRWKLDNNEQLDMMIGELKTEIHKRIQTSINRELRHIQCKAGPPRPPKEAMSRASTTQTEERRQRLKIMLKQSIDHQAEKSDYSATETSYSDQRSENDDEFCPCETCIQKKITYRPPLPAEVMNTAPVVMDFDLKRILLMKNSGPCNTQTVTCTSHSENNTETKVAETLVERVIFKAVREMEGDDVHHDAEDDFAVVEDDVCQDAGQDDESENNEAEDVHTVLAEQTVAEETVNVFSVDNNEEISKTEDEMTDNESGDIGMVEDESIAEDACTAELMNAEEDDVTVTAEELSKEPAEEAETEDEIDVEREIAVYELKEETAEATTAQDENAGEEDDVAATTEDESDKDDAVEEGTVDEEEIAATSADESADENDATADESSKEPAEVPTTEDEMAVEEETAVTDKDESKDEIAEEEIETEEAAVLATTENESDKEEAVDAGTVDDGAETAATSDDSAEDANTNDDETAEEQPAEAATAEETATKNERDVSSEDELKEQTGEDEIEAEETAVAPTTENESDNEEAVEEESKEELAEATKAEENTAEESDVAVTTEDECDEDEAAMNDREETADNDQATSAEDEIAVEKDDVTSEGEAEDNNVAEQADVEATTDHESDKDAAVEATSADESESEVKETANKATSEDEMEEEAGDATTADEENAADTTEHESEKEAVTTDEDDTKEEAAELDTATEKENSGEEEIIKADNESKEEEVEENTELVEKDDNVEAESESAIEVSSKAVTENESEEESDESATDENESVNNATTDANETAGEEDTSQVINDESGETHSETKAENETVDESAGEDENAEEDKVATDENGTLSEAERIEVTSAETKSSAEGSAAEDSVHEEEKVEEDDNESHNKELEEGETTGEESEQAENENCTGAETTGDEIEERETAEEESGEAEMAGNEITESGAGEECGADGVSAGEEDGEAQTGREECTDNTEDESEDNTQQLADGEEKGDMTEEHQEDAITETNDETEGPDDVVELKPDEEEILENNDENKLIMEDVDDNNDEQGTNLTQCECINIPNESHDNDEDVEASEREEETETANEGNQGDSADGEDEAEEYSDEPEEETDYGEKDFVPSKTDNQEAAKRAAAKTTLIPLDTLIQVNAESEDGTYADVEDSETDTNSQEEVTSLELKALKNISS; this comes from the exons ATGTCAGCCAAATCAGTCCAGTCACACGTATCTCAAATATCTATAAAGTCTGCAAAGAGAGCACCAAGTGCTTTGTCAACTAAATCAGCAAAGTCACATGCTTCTACAAAATATGTCAAATCAAAAGCTTCTGAAGCTCAGTCTGGCAAAGGTACTGGCACTCCTGATGAaggagatgatgaagaggaagttCAAGAGAGAGCACAGAGTGCTACGTCAGCCAAAACTGCAAAGTCAACTATTTCTGTCAAATCTACAAAGTCAAAAGGACTTGGTGGTCCAGCTGATGAAAATAGATCTGATCATGAGGAACATGCAGAGAGAGCTCCAAGCAATATATCAATCAGATCAGCAAAATCAACAAAGTCTAATGTTTCTGCAACATCTGGAAGATCGAAAAATTCTGAAGTTCCCTTAGAAAACGGTGTTGACAATCCTGAGGAAAGAGTTGTTGAAGGGGAGAGTGAAGGGAGAGTAATGAGCTCAATGTCAGCACAGTCTGTTCAATCAACCATTTCTGCAAGAtcaaacaagtcaaaatgttCTGCTCATGTTGCAGCGGAAGAAAGCTCTGAGAGTGCTGAtgataaaaatgacaaacagCAAACTGAAGAAAGAGCACCAAGTGCTTTGTCAGCTAAATCAGCAAAGTCACATGCTTCTACAAATTCTACCAAATCAAAAGCTTCCGAAGTTCAGTCTGGCAAAGGTACTGTCACTCCTGATGAaggagatgatgaagaggaagctcaagAGAGGGCACAGAGTGCTACGTCAGCTAAAACTTCAAAGTCATCTATTTCTTCAAAGTCTGCTAAGTCAACAGGACTTGATAGTCCAGCTGAGGAAAATATATCTGATCATGAGGAACATGCAGAGAGAGCTCCGAGCAATATATCAGTCAGATCAGCAAAATCAACAAAGTCAACTATTTCAGCAGCATCTAAGAAATCAAAAGCTTCAGACATTCCTACTGATCACGTTGCTGATTCTCCTGAAAAAGCAAATGAAGAGGAGCTCGATAAAAGCAGATCAGTAAGTTCAATGTCAGTCCATTCAAACAAGTCAAATGTTACTGAAAGATCAAGTATGTCAAAATGTTCAGCTGATGTTCCAGTTGAAGAAAGCATTACCAGACCTAAGTCACATGCTTCTACAGTATCTATGAA ATCAAATGCTTCTAACGTTCCTCCTGATACTAATACTCCCAAGGGAAGCAATGATGAGGAAGACACCTTAGACAGAGCAGAGAGTGCAATGACTGCAAAGTCAACTATTTCTGCAAAATCAAATATGTCAGAAGTCTTGGCTTCCCCAACTGAAGAATGTGCTTGTGATTCTCTGGAAAGAGCTTCAAGCAATATGTCAATCAAATCAGCAAAATCAAATGTTTCTGAAATATCTAAGAAATCAAAAGACTCTGACATCGCTTCTGAACACAGTAATGAAATCGCTGATGCAGAGAATGAAGGGAGAGTGAGCTCAATATCAGCTCAGTCAGTCAAGTCAAATATATCTGCCAGATCAAAAAAGTCCAAATGTTCTGATGTTCCAGCTGAAGAAAGCTCTGAGAGCCCCTCTGAAAAAAATGGCAAAGAGCAAACTGAAGAAAGAGCATCAAGCTGCATTTCACTCAGATCGGTTGAGTCTCATGTTTCTGAAAGATCTTTTAAGTCAAAAGCCTCTGGTGTTACGACTGATGATGTGGGTGATCATGAGGAAACTACAAAGAGAGCCCCTAGCACCTTTTCAGCTAAATCAGCAAAGTCTCGTGCTTCAGCAAAATCTTCAAAATCAAATGTTTCTTCTGTCCAAACTACTGGCATTTGTGATGAAGGGAATGATAAAGAGGAAACTCAAGAGAGAGCACAGAGTGCAATGTCAGCCAAATCCACACAGTCAGCCATGTCGATAAAACCAAGCAAGTTAAACGTTTGTGATGTTCCTTCAGTAGAAAACATGTCAAATAATGAGAACACTGTACAAAGACCACAAAGCACCCTGTCAGCTAAATCAGCCAGATCTTCCAAATCAAGACAGTCAAATATTTCTGCAAAGTCTAGTAAGTCAAAACAATCTAATACTCATGGGGAAGAGAATCATGAGGAGACTATGGAGAGATCACCAAGCAGTACTTCCATCAAATCAGCAAACTCAAGACAGTCAAATGCTTCAGCAGTATCAAAGAAAGCAAAAGCTGCTGAAGATGGCACTAACATTGTGAATGAAAACACTGAAGACACAGAGGTGAGAGCAACAAGCTCAATGTCTGCCAAATCAGTGAAGTCAAATGTCACATCAATATCTACAAAATCAAAAGCTTCTCACAATCCTCAGAATGTAAATGGCGAAGAAGATGGTGGAAATGAAGAAAATGTGGCTGACTGTGAGGAAACTAAAGAGAGAACACCAAGTGCTATGTCAATTAAATCATTAAAGTCCGATTTGTCTTTGAGGTCAATGAAATCAAAAGTTTCGGAACAGACAGCTGAAACACATACTGAAGAGGTAGATCAATCAGAGAGGACTTTAAGTGTTTTGTCAGTAAAGTCAAATGCTTCTACAAGAACCAAGTCCAACATATCTGAAATTACCCCTAGTGAAAGGACTGCACAAGATGAAGAAAATGAAGTAAGAGTGTGTAGTGCGATGTCAACCAAATCagcaaaatcaaataattcaaCAAAATTTAACAAATTAATAGCTTCTGAAATTCCTACAATAGAAGGTTCAGACACTCTTTATGAAGGAAATGCTCAAGAGAAATCTAAGAGAGCTCCAAGTGCCATGTCAGCAAAGTCAAATATGTCAGTAAGATCAAAGAAATCAAAAGTATCTGATGTTCCTGCTGACGTAAATACCAgtgaaaaagaagagagaacaCTTAGCCCTGTGTCTGCAAAATCCAATCGATCTGAAATGTTAAGGACATCTGAAATCCCTGCTCTGACAGTTGAGGAAAGTGAAGACAGAGCACCTACAACCATGTCATCAAGGTCTAAGGTTTCATCACATAAGTCAACAGCATCTGgggctaaaaaaaagaaaagtgaaggTCAGCCAAAAAGTTCTTTATTTGTCAAGTCAAATCAGTCTGTGAAATCTCGGAAATCCAAAGTAACTGATATTTTAACAGATGAATGTGTGGAAAATAAAGAGGAATCCATTCACGTTCCTGCTGAGGAGAAGACCAGTGTTTCTCCAATAACTGCAGGGGAAGTTGTGAATTGTGTCTCAGAAACCTGCCAGAGTGCACAACAACCAAAAGAAAATAAACGCCATGTGATTTGTCATGCAGAGTCGAATGAAAGTGATTTATCACAAACTCTGTCCAGCTCAGATATTGTCAAAGAGATTGAGATTTCATCTGTGGGAGAATCAAAATCCAGTGTGTCTAAGAGGATAACAAATGGTCCACTGAAAACTAGGAGTGTTAAGGataacaaaagtgacaaaagcagTAAATGCAGATACAAGAACACAAATGCTGATGACTTTAAGCTGGTTCCATCCAGCCTTCCAAATGCATCCCCTACTGAGGTTGTGAATGAATGGCTGAATTCAATACCAGCAGATGGTGATATGTATGGCATGGAGGAATTTAATGAAAACTGTGATGGACAAAAACAAGTCCACACAACAGAGGAAATGACCAGAATCGAGGATACTGGAAATGATGACTCTGCAGTTGAGAATACAAAAGACACAAATGAAGGAGTTATGGTGAACAGTTTCCCTAATGATGACATCCAAACAAGCACAGAGGCACCAAATGCTGATAATAGTCCTACCTGTACTCAGAGAGATGATGCCGCAAAAATATTTAATTCCTCCGTACAGGTGATGAAagtacttttaaatccaaagcTCGACAGATCTAACAGTTTACCAGAAATTTCCCCAGTGTATGGACGTAAACTAAGCACTTCAGCTAGAGGTCTTTTGGATTGCCTTGTGAAGTTGCAGTTAATAGACAATAATCCtaaaaatgcaaatgaaaaGGATGCAAGATACCAAGAGCTAATGAACATTCTTCAATCTCTTTGGCTTTGCGATCCTCCAGAAAATGAACATGTGTTTAAGAAGGGTGATCACCATTCTGTGGACGATGAATTCATTCATACTTCATCCTCTGGTGTGGATGTCAACAGTGGCTCCACGGGCTCTGGGAACAGTAGTGATGGTGTGAATGGTAATGTGTCTCATGCACATACAAGTGCAGAAACGTTAAGGAAAATACCAGAAGTCTGTGAAGGTGAAGCAGATGCTGAAGCAGAAGCTAAATTGACATCTGAGAGAGAAGTAGAAGCAATGTATGAGGAAAAACAAAAGGAAGATGATCCAGATCCAGATGACACAATTACAGGCAATGATAGTCCAAGAGAACTTCCTACAACACCACCCTCCTCAAACAAGAGTTCAAACaagagttcagaaaatgacaacaaaataaTTTCTCAAGATCCTGATCCTGTTTGGGTCTTAAACTTATTAACTAAAATAGAAAAGCAGTTCATGACGCATTATATCAATGCAATGAGAGAGTTCAAAGTCAGATGGAAGTTGGATAATAATGAGCAGCTTGATATGATGATAGGTGAACTTAAAACTGAGATCCACAAAAGAATCCAAACAAGTATAAACAGGGAACTGAGGCACATTCAATGTAAGGCGGGCCCACCACGACCTCCTAAAGAAGCGATGTCCCGTGCTTCAACCACGCAAACAGAAGAGAGACGACAGAGGCTGAAGATTATGCTCAAACAATCAATTGATCACCaagcagaaaaaagtgattattcAGCAACAGAAACCTCCTACAGTGACCAGCGCAGTGAAAACGACGACGAATTCTGTCCATGTGAAACATGCATTCAGAAAAAAATTACATATAGGCCGCCACTTCCTGCAGAAGTTATGAATACTGCACCTGTTGTCATGGACTTTGACCTGAAGAGGATTCTGTTGATGAAGAACAGTGGTCCTTGCAATACACAGACAGTCACCTGTACATCTCACTCTGAAAATAACACTGAAACAAAAGTGGCAGAAACACTTGTAGAAAGAGTTATTTTCAAAGCTGTAAGAGAAATGGAAGGGGATGACGTACACCATGATGCTGAAGATGACTTTGCAGTTGTAGAAGATGATGTGTGTCAAGATGCAGGTCAAGATGACGAGTCTGAAAACAATGAAGCAGAAGATGTACATACCGTATTGGCTGAACAGACTGTTGCTGAAGAAACAGTTAATGTCTTTTCTGTAGATAACAATGAGGAAATAAGCAAAACAGAAGATGAAATGACAGATAATGAGAGTGGAGACATAGGCATGGTTGAGGATGAATCCATTGCAGAGGATGCATGCACAGCTGAACTGATGAATGCAGAGGAGGACGATGTCACAGTCACAGCTGAGGAATTGTCAAAGGAACCAGCTGAAGAAGCAGAAACTGAAGATGAGATTGATGTAGAAAGAGAGATTGCTGTGTATGAGTTGAAGGAAGAGACTGCTGAAGCCACCACCGCTCAAGATGAAAATGCAGGAGAAGAGGATGATGTGGCAGCCACAACTGAAGATGAATCTGACAAAGACGACGCTGTGGAAGAAGGGACAGTGGATGAGGAGGAGATTGCTGCCACGAGTGCAGATGAGTCTGCAGATGAGAACGATGCCACAGCTGATGAATCATCAAAAGAACCAGCTGAAGTACCAACAACTGAAGATGAGATGGCTGTAGAGGAAGAGACTGCTGTCACAGACAAAGATGAATCAAAGGATGAAATTGCTGAAGAGGAAATTGAAACAGAGGAGGCTGCTGTGTTAGCCACAACTGAAAATGAATCTGACAAAGAAGAAGCTGTGGACGCAGGGACGGTTGACGATGGAGCAGAGACTGCTGCCACCAGTGATGATTCAGCTGAAGATGCTAACACAAATGATGATGAGACTGCAGAGGAGCAACCAGCTGAAGCAGCAACAGCTGAAGAGACTGCTACAAAAAATGAAAGGGATGTCTCAAGTGAAGATGAATTAAAGGAACAGACTGGTGAAGATGAAATTGAAGCAGAAGAGACTGCTGTGGCACCCACAACTGAAAATGAATCTGACAATGAGGAAGCTGTGGAGGAAGAGTCAAAGGAAGAGCTTGCAGAAGCCACTAAAGCTGAAGAAAATACTGCAGAAGAGTCTGATGTGGCAGTCACGACTGAAGATGAATGTGACGAGGATGAGGCTGCCATGAACGATAGAGAGGAAACTGCAGATAATGATCAAGCAACATCGGCTGAAGATGAAATCGCAGTGGAAAAAGATGATGTCACAAGTGAAGGTGAAGCTGAAGATAACAATGTAGCAGAACAGGCAGATGTTGAAGCTACAACTGATC ATGAATCTGACAAAGATGCAGCTGTGGAAGCCACCAGTGCAGATGAGTCTGAGTCAGAGGTAAAGGAAACAGCTAACAAAGCAACAAGTGAAGATGAAATGGAGGAAGAAGCTGGCGATGCCACGACAGCTGATGAGGAAAATGCAGCAGACACAACTGAACATGAATCTGAAAAAGAGGCTGTTACCACAGATGAGGATGACACCAAAGAGGAGGCTGCTGAGCTAGACACAgccacagaaaaagaaaattcaGGTGAAGAGGAAATCATTAAAGCTGATAATGAATCAAAAGAAGAGGAGGTGGAAGAAAACACAGAACTTGTGGAAAAGGATGATAATGTAGAAgctgaatctgaatctgcaatagAAGTAAGCTCCAAAGCTGTGACTGAAAATGAATCAGAGGAAGAGAGCGATGAATCAGCCACAGATGAAAATGAATCAGTAAACAACGCAACAACAGACGCAAATGAGACCGCAGGAGAAGAGGATACTTCACAAGTTATAAATGATGAATCAGGAGAAACGCATTCAGAAACCAAGGCTGAGAATGAGACTGTCGATGAAAGTGCAGGAgaagatgaaaatgcagaagagGATAAAGTGGCTACAGATGAAAATGGGACTTTGAGTGAGGCAGAACGTATCGAAGTCACATCAGCTGAAACAAAATCATCTGCAGAAGGCAGTGCCGCTGAAGATTCTGTTcatgaagaagaaaaagttGAGGAAGACGATAATGAATCTCACAATAAGGAACTAGAAGAAGGTGAAACAACTGGCGAGGAATCAGAACAGGCTGAAAATGAAA ATTGCACAGGGGCCGAAACAACAGGAGATGAGATTGAAGAACGTGAAACAGCAGAAGAAGAATCGGGAGAGGCTGAAATGGCAGGGAATGAGATAACTGAAAGTGGCGCTGGCGAAGAATGTGGAGCAGATGGTGTATCTGCaggagaggaggatggagaggCCCAAACAGGAAGGGAAGAATGCACCGATAACACAGAAGATGAATCTGAAGATAACACACAGCAACTTGCAGACGGAGAAGAAAAAGGTGACATGACTGAAGAGCATCAAGAAGATGCTATAACTGAGACAAATGATGAAACAGAAGGCCCTGATGATGTGGTGGAGCTGAAGCCAGATGAGGAGGAAATATTGGAAAACAACGACGAAAACAAACTAATAATGGAAGATGTAgatgataataatgatgaaCAAGGAACAAATTTAACACAATGTGAATGTATTAACATCCCAAATGAAAGCCATGATAATGACGAAGATGTCGAAGCCTCcgaaagagaggaggaaactGAGACAGCCAATGAAGGAAACCAGGGAGATTCAGCTGACGGAGAAGATGAAGCAGAAGAATATTCAGACGAACCAGAGGAAGAAACTGATTATGGAGAGAAAGATTTTGTTCCAAGCAAAACAGATAATCAAGAGGCAGCTAAAAGAGCAGCTGCAAAAACGACATTAATCCCACTTGATACTTTGATCCAAGTGAATGCAGAATCTGAGGATGGCACTTATGCTGATGTTGAAGATTCTGAGACTGACACAAACAGCCAAGAAGAAGTAACAAGCCTTGAGTTAAAGgcattgaaaaatatttcatCCTAA